Proteins encoded by one window of Bacillus sp. DTU_2020_1000418_1_SI_GHA_SEK_038:
- a CDS encoding SET domain-containing protein: protein MIEVKTSSLSDGEFNRGVFATCDIKKGTLLHEAPVISYPNDQHQHIEQTLLADYAFEYGKNHSAILLGYGMLFNHSYEPNAIYEINFNNHTFDFYAFTDIKAGDEILINYNGDVDDKDQLWFNQD, encoded by the coding sequence ATGATCGAGGTAAAAACATCTTCACTAAGTGATGGAGAATTCAATAGAGGAGTATTTGCTACATGCGATATTAAAAAAGGGACACTTTTGCATGAAGCCCCTGTCATTTCTTATCCGAATGACCAGCATCAACACATTGAGCAAACTCTGCTTGCTGATTATGCTTTTGAGTATGGGAAAAATCATTCTGCGATCCTGCTTGGATATGGAATGTTGTTTAACCATTCTTATGAACCTAATGCCATTTATGAGATTAATTTTAACAATCACACATTTGATTTCTATGCTTTCACAGATATAAAAGCTGGAGATGAAATTCTAATTAATTATAATGGCGACGTGGATGACAAAGATCAACTGTGGTTTAATCAAGATTAA
- a CDS encoding enoyl-CoA hydratase — protein MSLKVGDIITFERTFTAEDVKLFTKISGDEGEHHIIPDEQGRLVVQGLLTATLPTKIGGDNNVLARTMNFEFLRPVYTGDSIICEVTIEQFEKQDNRTRITASFLCSNQTEKVVLKGNFAGVIL, from the coding sequence TTGTCTTTAAAAGTGGGCGATATTATTACTTTTGAACGGACCTTCACAGCAGAAGATGTTAAATTGTTTACTAAAATATCAGGTGATGAGGGAGAGCACCATATTATCCCTGATGAACAGGGCAGACTTGTCGTTCAAGGGTTGTTGACTGCGACATTACCAACTAAAATTGGTGGAGATAACAATGTACTGGCTCGTACGATGAATTTTGAGTTTTTAAGACCAGTATATACTGGTGATTCAATTATTTGTGAAGTAACAATTGAACAATTTGAAAAGCAGGATAATAGAACACGAATCACTGCTTCCTTTTTATGCAGTAATCAAACTGAGAAGGTAGTCTTGAAAGGCAATTTTGCCGGAGTGATACTGTAA
- a CDS encoding MBL fold metallo-hydrolase, with amino-acid sequence MKNSKIIFFERKFPSANMVLIKDQLPILIDTGFGSDAFETEQLMKEAGVSPEELHLIVNTHYHSDHVGGNYHLQKNYGVTVAAHKWDADLINICDHEACSAEWLDQPVEPYRVDKKLSDNDEIHTGDRTLKVVHTPGHTLGHISLYEPEEEVLICGDLFHKNDIGWLNIFREGVSSIQRSLESLDRLSMLRIKQAYSGHGPQIENPSSSIDAARNRFEKWLKAPEKISWHACKRIFSFTLMLKNGLAKEEIDDYLLNCGWFQDFARYSFQHRPEEFIRILLDEMIRSGAAAWHNNHLIAAASYQAPQKEWMNKNIKPKNWEPQDLFS; translated from the coding sequence ATGAAAAACTCCAAGATTATTTTCTTTGAAAGAAAATTTCCAAGTGCAAACATGGTCCTTATTAAAGATCAACTCCCGATTCTTATTGATACAGGATTTGGGAGTGATGCGTTTGAAACCGAGCAATTAATGAAAGAAGCAGGCGTTTCGCCAGAAGAGCTGCATCTTATTGTGAACACGCACTATCATAGTGACCACGTAGGAGGCAATTATCATCTTCAAAAAAACTATGGAGTGACGGTTGCTGCCCATAAATGGGACGCCGATTTAATTAATATTTGTGACCATGAAGCCTGTAGTGCAGAATGGTTAGATCAGCCTGTAGAACCTTATCGAGTAGATAAAAAGCTTTCAGATAACGATGAGATTCATACTGGAGACAGAACCTTGAAAGTCGTGCACACACCGGGACATACTTTAGGGCATATTTCTTTATACGAACCTGAAGAAGAGGTTTTAATTTGCGGGGATCTCTTTCACAAGAATGACATCGGCTGGTTAAATATCTTTAGAGAGGGTGTTTCATCTATCCAACGATCTCTCGAAAGTTTGGATCGGTTGTCCATGCTCCGGATTAAACAGGCATATTCAGGACATGGACCACAAATAGAGAATCCTAGTAGTTCAATCGATGCAGCTAGGAATCGGTTTGAAAAGTGGCTCAAGGCACCAGAAAAAATATCATGGCATGCCTGTAAGAGAATTTTTTCATTCACCTTAATGCTAAAAAACGGACTGGCAAAAGAAGAAATCGATGACTACCTGCTAAATTGTGGTTGGTTCCAAGATTTTGCTCGCTACTCTTTCCAGCATCGGCCAGAAGAATTTATTAGAATCCTGCTTGATGAAATGATTCGTTCCGGAGCAGCGGCTTGGCACAATAATCATTTAATCGCAGCCGCCTCATACCAGGCACCACAAAAGGAATGGATGAATAAGAACATAAAACCAAAAAATTGGGAGCCTCAAGATTTGTTCTCATAG
- a CDS encoding EAL domain-containing protein, which translates to MAGMFEQNRVQPWLNSLKEIFKNGQKNYQTFLQMEKGIEEISDFLEDYTNLKFALDVSAIVAVTDINGEIIYVNNKFCEISKYSREELIGKDHRIINSGYHDKQFFRNMWSQILKGEVWEGEVKNKAKDGSYYWVKTTIVPLKDINGETIMFIAIRTDISEGKFAKEKLLSALQNDYQQIVSSMNNLIFKVVKDQDHFVYTLNEGQLANKLGLGNGNMKNKKVHEIFPKEITENLNKFYHQAFLGRQVSYQYPFQGRQLLTHITPIYEDGEIKEILGCMNDITELHHAQQQIEYMAYHDILSSLPNRRKFSDDLNHLISISQSQNERIALFYIDLDRFKQINDSFGHAVGDQLITKVSLLLKKALCQKGQIYRFAGDEFIILLPQINNYDCATHYANQILSIFDQSIKLLNSLEIFTSCSIGISIFPDHGDDGETLLKNADAAMYRAKSKGRNTFKIYEKDMFQSHEKALSIEYHLRNAIENDEFELYFQPKLDLVSKEINGMEALLRWNNRELGKLSPEVFIPTAEDTGFIHKLDKWVLEKACQQNKEWNDSLFSKPVKISVNISPLHFRLPNFHHVIKQVLDKTGLSPHLLEIEITENSFIDNAEECITCLNELRKMGVSVAIDDFGKGYSSLNYLRKFPIQSLKIDRTFIQEVAKNSDDIAIVKAITYLAHELNLKVVAEGIETKEVIHILEKIGCDEIQGYYISKPLPKHEFEKVFSL; encoded by the coding sequence ATGGCTGGAATGTTTGAACAAAATAGAGTGCAGCCATGGCTTAATTCTTTAAAAGAGATTTTTAAAAATGGTCAAAAAAATTATCAGACATTTTTACAAATGGAAAAGGGTATTGAGGAGATTAGCGATTTCCTTGAGGACTATACCAATTTAAAATTCGCACTTGATGTTTCAGCGATCGTAGCTGTTACGGACATTAATGGAGAAATTATTTATGTTAACAACAAATTCTGTGAGATTTCAAAATATAGCCGTGAAGAGTTAATTGGAAAGGATCATCGAATCATAAATTCAGGCTATCATGATAAGCAATTTTTCCGAAATATGTGGAGCCAAATTTTAAAAGGAGAAGTATGGGAAGGTGAAGTGAAAAATAAAGCAAAGGACGGCTCATATTATTGGGTAAAAACAACGATCGTGCCCTTAAAGGATATCAATGGTGAAACAATAATGTTTATAGCGATACGGACCGATATTTCAGAAGGGAAGTTTGCGAAGGAGAAGTTATTATCGGCCTTGCAGAATGATTATCAGCAAATCGTTTCCTCTATGAATAATCTAATCTTTAAAGTAGTAAAGGATCAAGATCATTTTGTATATACACTTAATGAGGGGCAGTTAGCAAATAAATTAGGTTTAGGAAACGGAAATATGAAGAATAAAAAGGTTCATGAAATATTTCCTAAAGAAATAACCGAAAATCTAAATAAATTTTATCATCAAGCGTTTTTAGGCCGCCAGGTTTCTTATCAATATCCATTTCAGGGAAGGCAATTATTAACCCATATAACACCTATTTACGAGGATGGAGAGATTAAAGAAATCCTTGGCTGCATGAATGATATTACTGAATTGCACCATGCCCAGCAGCAAATAGAATATATGGCATATCATGATATATTATCTAGTCTACCTAATAGACGAAAGTTTAGCGATGATTTAAATCACTTAATTTCAATTTCTCAAAGTCAGAATGAAAGAATTGCTTTATTTTACATCGACCTTGATCGATTTAAACAAATTAATGATTCCTTCGGTCATGCAGTGGGAGACCAATTAATTACAAAAGTTTCTTTATTGCTTAAAAAAGCACTTTGCCAGAAAGGACAGATTTATCGTTTTGCCGGAGATGAATTTATTATTCTTTTACCACAAATCAATAACTATGATTGCGCAACACATTATGCAAATCAAATTCTATCTATTTTTGATCAATCAATTAAGCTATTAAATAGTTTGGAAATATTTACTTCATGCAGTATTGGAATCAGTATCTTCCCAGACCATGGAGATGATGGTGAAACATTATTAAAAAATGCAGATGCAGCAATGTATAGGGCGAAATCAAAAGGTCGAAATACATTTAAAATTTATGAAAAAGATATGTTTCAGTCACATGAGAAAGCGTTATCGATCGAATACCATTTACGAAATGCCATTGAGAATGATGAATTTGAACTTTATTTTCAGCCAAAGCTGGACCTGGTTTCAAAGGAAATTAATGGGATGGAGGCTTTATTACGCTGGAATAACCGTGAACTCGGAAAACTCTCACCTGAGGTTTTCATTCCAACTGCCGAGGACACAGGATTTATTCATAAATTAGATAAATGGGTGTTGGAAAAAGCTTGTCAGCAAAATAAAGAATGGAATGACTCTCTTTTTTCCAAGCCGGTTAAAATTTCAGTTAATATTTCTCCTCTTCATTTCCGTTTGCCTAATTTTCACCATGTCATAAAGCAAGTGTTAGATAAGACGGGGCTATCACCACATCTTCTTGAAATTGAAATTACGGAAAATAGTTTCATTGACAATGCTGAGGAGTGTATAACTTGCTTAAATGAATTGAGAAAAATGGGTGTGAGTGTGGCCATTGATGATTTTGGCAAAGGGTATTCGTCACTAAACTATTTACGAAAGTTTCCGATTCAATCCTTGAAAATCGACCGTACATTCATTCAGGAGGTTGCAAAGAATTCAGATGATATCGCCATCGTAAAAGCGATTACGTATCTTGCACATGAATTGAATCTAAAGGTTGTTGCTGAAGGAATTGAAACGAAGGAAGTCATACATATATTGGAAAAAATCGGCTGCGATGAAATCCAGGGATATTACATAAGTAAGCCACTGCCAAAGCATGAGTTTGAAAAGGTCTTCAGTCTATAA
- a CDS encoding DUF169 domain-containing protein: protein MQQTDRNKLLTQLEEAIQIYVRPDTFPLALRVMKKGEPLPERVKRPYKDFGKTFSICQGITMARRYGWGLAMDREDLSCPIAKIAFGFEEELAYYTEGNLTDGMYTKTCDLGALTESAVPKFTTVEAGTVLMAPLSRAAFEPDVIVVYGNSAQVMRMVAAALYHTGGEITSTFTARADCADIVIKTMKSNKPQVILPCYGDRVFGQTHDHEMAFTIPYSSVESFIDGLKQTHKGGVRYPVPTYLQYEAKYPETYEKLNEMFK from the coding sequence TTGCAACAAACAGATAGGAATAAATTATTAACACAATTAGAAGAAGCCATTCAAATCTATGTCAGGCCGGATACGTTTCCTTTAGCTCTTCGAGTAATGAAAAAAGGAGAACCACTGCCTGAACGTGTCAAAAGGCCTTACAAAGACTTCGGGAAAACATTTAGTATTTGTCAAGGGATTACAATGGCTAGAAGATATGGATGGGGATTGGCGATGGATCGGGAGGATCTTTCATGTCCGATTGCAAAGATCGCGTTTGGATTTGAAGAAGAATTAGCCTATTATACAGAAGGTAATTTAACAGATGGAATGTATACAAAAACATGTGATTTAGGTGCACTTACAGAGTCAGCAGTCCCTAAGTTTACAACAGTTGAAGCGGGAACAGTATTAATGGCTCCTTTATCCCGTGCAGCATTTGAACCTGATGTGATTGTTGTCTATGGAAATTCCGCACAAGTCATGCGTATGGTTGCAGCGGCTCTATATCATACCGGCGGTGAAATTACCTCAACCTTTACTGCAAGGGCTGATTGTGCAGATATTGTTATTAAGACTATGAAATCAAACAAGCCACAAGTTATTCTTCCATGCTATGGTGACCGAGTATTTGGACAAACACATGATCATGAAATGGCCTTCACCATTCCCTACTCCTCAGTTGAAAGTTTCATCGATGGATTGAAGCAAACACATAAAGGCGGCGTCCGCTATCCCGTTCCAACGTATTTGCAGTATGAAGCAAAATATCCTGAAACCTATGAAAAATTAAATGAGATGTTTAAATAA
- a CDS encoding phenylacetate--CoA ligase family protein, producing the protein MEALKDIIQHAYDNAKGFREIMGNAGLSPEDIQSIQDLEKIPVLKKDQLPELQSINAPFGNFTTIPTTEMARIFMSPGPIYDPQTHEQDFWRFSEALSIAGFGKEDIVQNTFSYHLSPAGFMFDSALRELGATVIPAGTGNRELQIQVMKDLQVTGYVGTPSFLAIILDALEEKGWAPGKEIHINKVFFTAEMLTTEMRKRCEDNGISVYEGYGTADCGCIGFEDKLGPGLRLTNSAIVQICDPHTGNEAHTGEGEIVVTLYDKSYPLIRFGTGDLSRWVEGYEGKRIAGVLGRVSDGVKVKGMFVREKQLSLLMEEAGYRMFQGIVSSVHNQDEFELFIESHEELDESLIGKLQDVIRVTPILKKVSPGTFNKDEKRLIDKRLLDLKNA; encoded by the coding sequence ATGGAGGCACTAAAGGACATTATCCAGCATGCTTATGATAACGCAAAAGGGTTCAGAGAGATCATGGGTAATGCTGGCCTTTCACCAGAAGATATTCAGTCAATCCAAGATTTGGAGAAAATTCCGGTATTAAAAAAGGATCAATTGCCTGAGCTTCAGAGTATAAATGCCCCTTTCGGAAATTTTACGACTATCCCTACAACGGAAATGGCAAGAATATTTATGTCTCCTGGTCCAATCTACGATCCTCAAACACATGAACAGGATTTTTGGAGGTTTTCGGAAGCCTTGTCTATTGCAGGTTTCGGCAAAGAGGATATTGTACAAAATACCTTTTCCTATCATTTATCGCCCGCTGGCTTTATGTTTGACTCTGCTCTTAGAGAATTAGGAGCCACAGTCATCCCAGCTGGAACAGGAAATCGTGAGCTGCAAATACAAGTGATGAAGGATTTACAAGTGACTGGATATGTAGGTACTCCGAGTTTCTTGGCCATTATATTAGATGCGTTAGAGGAAAAAGGATGGGCGCCAGGGAAAGAAATTCACATTAATAAGGTATTTTTCACAGCGGAAATGCTTACAACGGAAATGAGAAAAAGATGTGAGGACAATGGGATATCTGTCTATGAAGGATATGGCACAGCAGATTGCGGATGTATTGGCTTTGAGGATAAGCTAGGCCCTGGTTTACGTTTGACTAATTCAGCGATAGTGCAGATTTGCGATCCCCACACTGGGAACGAGGCTCATACCGGTGAAGGTGAAATTGTCGTAACTTTATATGATAAAAGCTATCCGCTTATTCGCTTTGGGACCGGAGATTTGTCACGTTGGGTGGAAGGTTATGAAGGGAAGCGGATTGCTGGAGTTCTTGGAAGAGTAAGTGATGGAGTAAAGGTGAAAGGGATGTTCGTTAGAGAAAAGCAGCTTTCTCTCCTAATGGAGGAAGCAGGGTATAGAATGTTCCAAGGAATTGTGTCATCTGTACACAATCAGGACGAATTCGAGTTATTCATTGAGTCTCATGAGGAGCTTGATGAAAGTCTAATAGGCAAACTTCAAGATGTCATTCGCGTTACACCCATCCTTAAGAAAGTCTCACCAGGTACGTTTAATAAAGATGAAAAACGCCTAATAGATAAGAGGCTGCTAGATTTGAAGAATGCATAA
- a CDS encoding ABC transporter ATP-binding protein — MLTINNVEVMYDRVILVLKGMSMVVPKGKIVALLGSNGAGKTTTLKAISGLLKSENGEVTDGYIELYGERIDVSDAETIVKKGIFQCMEGRRVFEQLTVEENLIAGAHTRKDRKNIKDDIQKVYHYFPKLEMLKNRQAGYLSGGEQQMLAIGRGIMAKPKVLLLDEPSLGLAPLLVKEIFDIIKKINEEEGTTILVVEQNANVALSIADYGYIMENGRIVMDGTVERLLANQDVREFYLGMSDKGRKSYKDIKSYKRRKRWL; from the coding sequence ATGCTGACGATTAATAATGTCGAAGTCATGTATGATCGGGTTATTCTTGTTCTGAAAGGAATGTCAATGGTCGTTCCTAAAGGAAAAATTGTTGCCTTATTAGGAAGTAATGGTGCAGGAAAAACAACTACTCTTAAAGCGATATCCGGTCTATTAAAAAGTGAAAATGGTGAAGTGACAGACGGTTATATCGAGCTGTACGGCGAACGAATTGATGTCAGCGATGCCGAAACCATTGTAAAAAAAGGGATCTTTCAATGCATGGAGGGCCGCCGAGTATTTGAGCAATTAACAGTTGAGGAAAATTTAATAGCGGGTGCCCATACACGTAAGGACCGGAAAAATATTAAAGACGATATCCAGAAAGTATATCATTATTTTCCGAAGCTGGAAATGTTAAAAAACCGGCAAGCCGGCTATTTATCCGGGGGTGAGCAGCAAATGCTGGCCATCGGACGGGGAATCATGGCTAAGCCTAAAGTGCTGCTATTAGATGAGCCTTCTCTTGGTCTTGCTCCACTGCTCGTGAAAGAAATCTTTGACATTATCAAAAAAATTAACGAAGAGGAAGGTACAACGATTTTAGTTGTCGAACAAAACGCCAATGTCGCGTTGTCTATCGCTGATTATGGCTACATAATGGAAAATGGCCGGATTGTGATGGACGGTACAGTTGAAAGATTACTAGCCAATCAGGATGTTCGCGAATTTTATTTAGGTATGAGTGATAAGGGTCGAAAAAGCTATAAAGATATTAAATCGTATAAAAGAAGAAAGAGGTGGCTTTGA
- a CDS encoding ABC transporter substrate-binding protein, whose protein sequence is MKKYLAGFLMMMLVFGVLAACSGEEKSSGSSKGTVKFGGIFDITGGTGDVGTPYAEGARAYFEHMADQDINGYKVELIGDDYAYKIPEAQKLYQKLKSKDKVSAILGWGTGDTEALRQQVAADKLPYISGSYSENLKNIEESPYNFLAAATYSDQARSALKWIKDNHSGGTPTVALLYNDTAFGKSPIEDAKNFAKEIGIEVVDEQIVELQALDATSQLLNMEKKNPDYAIIQQTWGATATILKDAKKLGLDTQFIGLNWAAGEGLIPIAGDAAEGFIGVVTHAFPYEDLPGIAEIKTFLESKGEKLEDKNQKFIQGWVSARIMVEGMKLADDPTTGEGIRGGLEKLSNLDLGGLAAPVSFSADNHAGTNQIRLAKVENGKFEIFTDYIGY, encoded by the coding sequence ATGAAAAAGTATTTGGCTGGATTTTTAATGATGATGTTAGTCTTTGGGGTACTGGCGGCGTGTTCGGGCGAAGAGAAGAGTTCAGGCAGTTCAAAAGGAACAGTAAAATTTGGCGGGATTTTTGATATTACAGGGGGAACTGGAGATGTTGGAACTCCTTATGCTGAAGGTGCAAGAGCATATTTTGAGCATATGGCAGATCAAGATATTAATGGATATAAGGTTGAATTAATTGGTGATGATTATGCCTATAAAATACCTGAAGCCCAAAAACTCTATCAAAAACTAAAATCAAAAGATAAGGTGTCAGCTATTTTAGGATGGGGAACAGGTGATACTGAAGCTCTTCGCCAGCAAGTGGCAGCTGATAAGCTACCATACATTTCTGGCTCTTATTCTGAAAACCTCAAAAATATAGAGGAGAGTCCATACAACTTCTTAGCAGCGGCAACGTATTCAGACCAAGCCAGATCAGCCTTAAAGTGGATAAAGGATAATCATAGCGGTGGCACTCCAACGGTGGCTTTACTTTATAATGATACGGCATTTGGAAAGTCACCAATTGAAGATGCGAAAAATTTTGCAAAAGAGATTGGAATAGAAGTTGTTGATGAACAAATTGTCGAGCTTCAGGCACTTGATGCAACATCCCAATTATTAAATATGGAGAAGAAAAATCCTGATTACGCAATCATTCAGCAAACATGGGGAGCAACTGCAACGATCTTAAAGGATGCCAAAAAACTTGGTCTAGATACCCAATTTATTGGCTTGAACTGGGCGGCAGGTGAAGGGCTGATCCCAATTGCCGGCGATGCGGCTGAAGGCTTTATCGGAGTGGTTACACATGCATTCCCTTATGAAGATCTTCCGGGAATAGCGGAAATTAAGACGTTTTTGGAGAGTAAAGGAGAAAAATTAGAGGATAAGAACCAAAAGTTCATCCAAGGATGGGTTTCAGCGAGAATTATGGTTGAGGGCATGAAGCTGGCGGATGACCCGACAACTGGTGAAGGGATTCGAGGCGGATTAGAAAAACTATCAAATCTTGATCTTGGCGGTCTTGCAGCACCTGTTTCATTCTCTGCTGATAATCACGCAGGTACAAATCAAATCCGACTGGCAAAAGTAGAAAATGGCAAGTTTGAAATATTCACTGATTATATCGGCTATTAA
- a CDS encoding branched-chain amino acid ABC transporter permease: protein MKNPFVMGCGEFHVNYKQDMAIWKITRVRVRIFIMLALLAIFPLLASDYVVGLATLCGIAAIGAIGLNILTGFTGQISIGVGAFLGVGGYTSAILTAKLGLSFWIAMPTAGIITAIVGGLFGLPSLRLKGLYLAIATLAAQVIILFVISRWDSLTGGTAGMVLSRPEIGGFIFNSETSYYYLMFGVLIITTMFTLNLFRSRVGRAFIAVRDRDIAAEVMGIDLFKYKVLAFIVSSFFVGVAGALLGHYTMVVSPELYSIGVSIEYLAIILVGGLGSVFGSIYGAVFITLLPVVLRSGVELLSGVFPDISNVLVGMKEVVFGLVIILFLIYEPQGLAKIWKNIKDYFRLWPFSY, encoded by the coding sequence ATGAAGAATCCATTTGTAATGGGGTGTGGAGAATTCCATGTGAACTACAAACAAGATATGGCCATATGGAAAATCACCCGCGTAAGAGTACGTATCTTTATCATGCTTGCACTCTTAGCCATTTTTCCGCTATTAGCATCCGATTACGTTGTTGGTCTCGCGACTCTTTGTGGAATTGCTGCCATCGGCGCCATCGGGCTAAACATATTAACTGGTTTTACTGGACAAATATCCATTGGGGTAGGGGCCTTTCTAGGTGTCGGCGGCTATACATCAGCCATTCTAACGGCAAAGCTTGGCCTAAGCTTTTGGATTGCGATGCCAACGGCCGGGATCATCACTGCAATTGTTGGAGGATTATTTGGATTACCTTCACTCCGTTTAAAGGGACTGTACTTAGCTATAGCCACCTTGGCAGCCCAGGTGATCATCCTCTTTGTTATTTCCAGATGGGACTCATTAACAGGCGGTACAGCAGGAATGGTCCTGTCTAGACCTGAAATTGGTGGTTTTATCTTTAACAGTGAAACGAGCTATTACTATTTAATGTTTGGTGTCCTGATCATAACGACCATGTTCACATTAAATCTTTTCCGGTCTAGGGTTGGCAGAGCCTTCATCGCGGTTAGGGACAGAGATATTGCTGCAGAAGTAATGGGTATTGATTTATTTAAATATAAAGTTCTTGCCTTTATCGTGAGTTCCTTCTTTGTAGGGGTTGCTGGGGCATTGCTTGGACATTACACGATGGTTGTAAGCCCAGAGCTCTATAGCATCGGTGTCTCGATTGAATATTTAGCTATCATACTTGTAGGTGGATTAGGCAGTGTATTCGGTTCTATTTACGGTGCAGTTTTCATCACTTTACTGCCTGTTGTCCTCCGTTCGGGTGTTGAACTTCTAAGTGGTGTCTTCCCGGATATTTCTAATGTTCTCGTTGGAATGAAAGAAGTTGTATTTGGACTTGTTATTATCTTGTTCCTTATCTATGAACCACAAGGGCTGGCGAAAATATGGAAAAATATTAAAGATTACTTTAGATTGTGGCCATTTTCATATTAG
- a CDS encoding branched-chain amino acid ABC transporter permease gives MAFFLQMLVTGIVVGSVYALVALGFVLIYKSSDAINFAQGEFLLIGTYVCLTLITAYNIPFIAALLIALIFSAVLGFVIERIVLRPFIGEPVISMIMATIGLSSVLAGIVHIIWGHETRVFPKIFAEEPVRLGQVVVAPVYLWSLAIVVIMLLIFTLFFKYSKLGIAMRATADDQQAAMSMGISVKVIFAVAWAIAAVVSAVGGILLGNINGVNASLSAIGLKVLPVAILGGLDSIPGAIIGGLIIGVIESMTGGYLDPLVGGGLKEVMPFVILVFILMFKPYGLFGKKEIERV, from the coding sequence ATGGCGTTTTTTTTGCAAATGCTTGTAACTGGGATCGTAGTAGGAAGTGTATATGCATTAGTGGCACTAGGATTTGTATTAATCTATAAATCTAGTGATGCCATTAACTTTGCGCAAGGGGAATTTCTATTAATTGGGACATATGTTTGTCTTACCCTAATAACGGCTTACAACATTCCTTTTATTGCCGCATTATTGATTGCGCTCATATTCAGTGCTGTACTCGGTTTTGTCATTGAAAGAATTGTATTACGGCCGTTTATCGGTGAACCTGTTATCTCTATGATTATGGCCACCATTGGATTATCAAGTGTGTTGGCTGGAATCGTTCATATTATTTGGGGCCATGAAACTCGTGTGTTTCCAAAAATTTTCGCAGAAGAGCCCGTACGTTTAGGTCAAGTTGTAGTGGCTCCAGTTTATTTATGGTCACTGGCCATTGTTGTCATCATGCTGTTAATTTTCACTTTGTTTTTCAAATATTCGAAGCTTGGCATTGCGATGCGTGCAACTGCGGATGATCAGCAGGCGGCCATGTCAATGGGCATTAGTGTGAAGGTGATTTTTGCTGTAGCTTGGGCCATTGCTGCGGTTGTTTCTGCAGTGGGCGGAATTTTGCTCGGAAACATAAATGGTGTCAATGCATCTCTTTCAGCTATTGGTCTTAAGGTGCTGCCAGTCGCCATTCTCGGCGGCTTGGATAGTATCCCCGGAGCAATTATCGGGGGACTCATCATTGGTGTGATCGAAAGTATGACAGGAGGCTACTTAGATCCATTAGTTGGTGGTGGATTGAAAGAAGTCATGCCATTTGTCATTCTAGTCTTTATTCTCATGTTCAAGCCTTATGGTTTATTTGGCAAAAAAGAAATCGAGAGGGTGTAA